The following are encoded together in the Fodinibius salinus genome:
- a CDS encoding ECF-type sigma factor: MGEREKSDVTQLLIKMKQGSEEAYEEIFPIVYSELKRLAHSKLKKERDNITFTETELVHEVYLKMVDQTLIDANDKDHFMAIAARCMRQILVDHARKKNAEKRGSGQQDVTYIDKLLKAHHEAEELVELDDKIKELAELDQRMADVVTLRFFGQMTVYATANALDVSERTVKRDWAKARGWLYKELNK; this comes from the coding sequence ATGGGTGAAAGAGAGAAGTCAGATGTAACCCAACTTCTGATTAAAATGAAACAAGGTTCAGAAGAGGCTTATGAAGAGATATTTCCTATAGTCTATTCTGAGCTAAAACGTTTGGCACACTCCAAGCTTAAAAAAGAACGTGACAACATCACGTTCACAGAAACTGAGCTTGTTCACGAAGTATATTTAAAAATGGTTGACCAAACGCTCATTGATGCCAACGATAAAGATCATTTTATGGCTATTGCCGCTCGTTGTATGCGGCAAATTCTCGTTGACCATGCTCGAAAGAAAAATGCTGAAAAACGAGGTAGCGGTCAGCAGGATGTTACCTACATTGACAAACTGCTAAAAGCCCATCACGAGGCCGAAGAATTGGTTGAACTCGATGATAAGATTAAAGAATTGGCAGAACTGGATCAACGTATGGCCGACGTCGTTACCCTGCGCTTTTTTGGGCAAATGACCGTTTATGCTACCGCCAATGCACTGGACGTTTCAGAACGAACGGTAAAACGAGATTGGGCCAAAGCACGGGGTTGGTTATATAAAGAGTTGAATAAATGA
- the ytxJ gene encoding bacillithiol system redox-active protein YtxJ has protein sequence MGLFDAISNTFSGSSDDIWDTISQPSDLESIVDKSGNRPQLIYKHSNRCSVCFVAKGNLEQSSKQLLEHADMHYLNVVKNRSASDSVASKLNVRHESPQVILLDEGEVVWHASHGKIEGSKILEQLS, from the coding sequence ATGGGACTATTTGATGCAATAAGCAATACTTTTTCGGGATCTTCGGATGATATTTGGGATACTATTTCTCAACCTTCTGATTTGGAATCGATTGTGGATAAATCTGGAAACCGTCCACAACTTATTTATAAACACAGCAATCGTTGCAGTGTCTGTTTTGTGGCCAAGGGTAATCTGGAGCAATCTTCTAAACAACTGCTTGAGCATGCTGATATGCATTATCTTAATGTCGTAAAAAATAGATCAGCATCAGATAGTGTTGCCTCTAAGCTGAATGTACGTCACGAATCACCACAGGTTATTTTACTGGATGAAGGAGAGGTTGTATGGCACGCATCACATGGCAAAATAGAAGGCTCAAAAATTTTGGAACAGCTTAGCTGA